A genome region from Actinobacillus arthritidis includes the following:
- a CDS encoding surface lipoprotein assembly modifier codes for MRKTFAFVIYLGMFSSAYATDETQAIVDREATQINVKTPEVNEPQLKLDQLRKQELSAQTENKNQSEIKYTARQLIEQPEILEDLFVSALVNANKAILPTYIKLYQLVPSADTSLIDWANAILLRDTNLNGSVNMYRKLLSSFPNNEYVRFQLAETLFYNQEYEAAKTQFERLRATENISENDIVVFDRFIDAINNKDSWNFSFGATFLNDKNLANSAKQGTKMALENGGVITYNSARQEGQGISAWFSADKQWMLSDGKYTKLETGLSGKYYWDNKRYNDINTNIGFGLGYADARFNIELIPYISKRWYAGGMNSGESLKQYSNTYGANLSLSYWLNQNFKYSLYYDYGYDKYEHSKYDQIYSGPAHALSNSLMYMPSATQYWSLALDLHKKDAKDRTNAYERIGGRLIWGQEWPLGLSTQASVGIGKRNYKAGSFLGKQKNKELSTSLSVWHKELHYQGFTPRITWSYTKTNSNLAIYSYDKHQIFFDVSKSF; via the coding sequence ATGAGAAAAACATTCGCGTTCGTCATATATTTAGGAATGTTCTCATCAGCTTATGCGACAGATGAGACTCAAGCAATCGTAGATAGAGAAGCGACACAAATTAATGTAAAAACGCCGGAAGTTAATGAACCGCAATTAAAATTAGATCAACTTAGAAAACAAGAATTATCCGCCCAAACAGAAAATAAAAATCAGTCGGAAATTAAATATACCGCACGTCAACTAATCGAACAGCCTGAAATTCTTGAAGATTTATTTGTGTCAGCATTAGTTAATGCAAATAAAGCGATTTTGCCTACTTATATTAAGTTATATCAATTAGTTCCTTCAGCAGATACTTCATTAATTGATTGGGCAAATGCAATTTTGCTCAGAGATACGAATTTAAATGGTTCGGTTAATATGTATCGTAAATTATTATCAAGTTTTCCTAATAATGAGTATGTCCGTTTTCAATTAGCAGAAACACTTTTTTATAATCAAGAATATGAAGCCGCTAAAACGCAATTTGAGCGATTGAGAGCAACTGAGAATATCAGTGAAAACGATATTGTGGTATTTGATCGTTTTATTGACGCGATTAATAATAAAGATAGTTGGAATTTTTCATTTGGTGCGACTTTTTTAAATGACAAGAATTTAGCTAATTCTGCAAAACAAGGCACTAAAATGGCATTGGAAAACGGTGGTGTGATTACTTATAACTCAGCTCGCCAAGAAGGGCAGGGAATTTCTGCGTGGTTTAGTGCAGATAAGCAATGGATGCTATCCGATGGAAAATATACTAAATTAGAAACAGGTTTATCCGGAAAATATTATTGGGATAATAAACGTTATAATGATATAAATACGAATATTGGCTTTGGTTTAGGATATGCAGATGCTCGATTTAACATTGAATTAATTCCTTATATTAGTAAGAGATGGTATGCCGGTGGAATGAACTCAGGAGAATCATTAAAACAATATTCAAATACTTATGGTGCGAATCTTTCACTCAGTTATTGGCTAAACCAAAACTTTAAATATTCTTTATATTATGACTATGGCTATGATAAATATGAGCATAGTAAATATGACCAAATTTATAGTGGACCAGCTCACGCATTATCAAATTCTCTTATGTATATGCCAAGTGCGACTCAGTATTGGTCATTAGCTTTAGACTTACATAAAAAAGATGCGAAAGATAGAACTAATGCTTATGAAAGAATTGGTGGACGTTTAATTTGGGGACAAGAATGGCCTCTTGGTTTGTCAACGCAAGCATCTGTTGGTATAGGTAAACGTAATTATAAAGCAGGTTCATTCTTAGGTAAGCAAAAAAATAAAGAGTTATCAACCTCTCTCTCTGTTTGGCACAAAGAGCTTCATTATCAAGGTTTCACACCTAGAATAACTTGGAGTTATACTAAGACAAATAGTAATCTTGCTATTTATAGCTATGATAAACATCAGATTTTCTTTGATGTATCTAAATCATTTTAA